The following coding sequences lie in one Apium graveolens cultivar Ventura chromosome 3, ASM990537v1, whole genome shotgun sequence genomic window:
- the LOC141714635 gene encoding uncharacterized protein LOC141714635, with protein MFMSQFRASVAYATPANTLENIKQKDNETLNEYLKRFNDEVPKVRKASEETYKNFLIAGVKPGTNFWKELQLREPRTLAAFYAKAEPHKWWRNLWLNSKGTITQEARELGENQTEKSEKDDKKALITVNTAGSQRSASYKYPAKREAARYTEYTPLTAPIGHILEVGEKSGIFRKPARNGLPGRKDMARYCAFHDANGHETAECRHLKDHIEDLIRKGFLTEFVVEEAKRYKDNKAGKEGEKGNPERPVRAKSIHTIIGGPYIGGSSRNAMKNYAHEARGKSSLMSVIYQRGLPSILRGNQPT; from the exons ATGTTCATGTCCCAATTCCGGGCATCGGTAGCATACGCCACACCTGCCAATACGCTGGAAAATATCAAGCAAAAGGATAATGAGACTTTGAACGAGTACCTGAAGCGTTTTAACGACGAGGTACCCAAAGTGAGGAAAGCCTCAGAAGAGACTTATAAGAATTTTCTGATAGCCGGGGTTAAGCCAGGAACGAATTTCTGGAAAGAACTTCAGCTGCGAGAGCCAAGGACTCTAGCAGCCTTCTATGCCAAGGCAGAGCCCCATAAGTGGTGGAGGAATCTCTGGCTAAACTCAAAAGGGACAATAACCCAGGAGGCTCGGGAATTGGG TGAAAACCAGACGGAGAAGTCagaaaaggatgataagaaaGCCCTAATTACGGTGAATACCGCTGGCTCTCAAAGGAGCGCAAGTTATAAATATCCCGCCAAAAGAGAGGCTGCTAGGTATACAGAGTATACCCCCTTAACTGCCCCAATAGGGCATATCCTTGAAGTTGGGGAAAAAAGTGGCATTTTTCGTAAACCAGCCCGAAATGGGCTGCCTGGAAGGAAGGATATGGCTCGATATTGTGCTTTCCATGATGCTAATGGACATGAGACGGCGGAATGTCGTCACCTGAAGGACCACATAGAGGATCTGATCAGAAAAGGGTTTCTGACGGAATTTGTAGTTGAAGAAGCTAAAAGGTATAAAGATAATAAGGCGGGAAAGGAAGGAGAAAAAGGAAATCCCGAGAGACCCGTAAGGGCCAAAAGCATCCATACTATCATCGGAGGTCCTTACATTGGGGGCTCAAGCCGAAATGCCATGAAGAATTATGCTCATGAGGCAAGGGGGAAATCCTCACTAATGTCTGTAATCTATCAGAGAGGCCTCCCAAGTATTTTAAGGGGGAATCAGCCGACGTAA